A window from Rhizosphaericola mali encodes these proteins:
- the galE gene encoding UDP-glucose 4-epimerase GalE: MSKILVTGGCGYIGSHTVVDLIENGFEVISIDDNSKSSDDSLQGIKKITGKEIKNYKVDLKDFPSVDAVFKENQDIAGIIHFAAYKAVGESVDLPLEYYENNLFGLINVLKCVREYKIGAFVFSSSCTVYGNPDVIPVTEQSPTKPAESPYGATKQMAETILQDFAKVSQDTKVILLRYFNPVGAHPSIELGEVPIGKPQNLVPAVTQTAIGKLPQMKVWGDDYDTRDGSCLRDFIHVSDIAHAHTLAFQYMDEGKSKSNCEIFNLGSGNGVTVLEVIKAFEKVSGVKLNYVIGPRRAGDVIAIYANNHHAVSELNWHLKYDLDDMMRTAWEWEQKLQKLGK; the protein is encoded by the coding sequence ATGAGCAAAATACTTGTAACTGGAGGCTGCGGATATATTGGTTCGCATACCGTAGTAGATTTGATTGAAAATGGATTTGAAGTAATATCCATTGATGATAATTCTAAATCTTCAGATGATAGTTTGCAAGGAATAAAGAAAATCACGGGTAAAGAAATTAAAAATTACAAAGTAGATTTAAAAGATTTTCCTTCTGTAGATGCGGTATTTAAAGAAAACCAAGATATCGCAGGTATTATACATTTCGCAGCTTATAAAGCAGTAGGAGAGTCTGTCGATTTGCCATTGGAATATTATGAAAATAATTTATTTGGCTTAATAAACGTATTGAAATGCGTACGTGAATATAAAATTGGTGCATTTGTATTCTCCTCTTCTTGTACTGTTTATGGCAATCCTGATGTGATTCCAGTAACGGAACAATCTCCTACTAAACCTGCAGAATCTCCCTATGGCGCTACAAAGCAAATGGCAGAAACTATTTTACAAGATTTTGCCAAAGTATCTCAAGATACCAAAGTCATTTTATTAAGATATTTCAATCCAGTAGGAGCACATCCTTCTATAGAATTAGGAGAAGTGCCAATAGGAAAGCCACAAAACTTAGTGCCTGCAGTTACACAAACAGCCATCGGTAAATTGCCACAGATGAAAGTTTGGGGAGACGATTACGATACAAGAGATGGCAGTTGTTTACGTGATTTTATCCACGTTTCAGATATCGCACATGCACATACTTTGGCATTCCAATACATGGATGAAGGAAAATCAAAATCCAATTGCGAAATCTTCAATTTGGGTTCTGGAAATGGAGTAACCGTTTTGGAAGTAATTAAAGCTTTCGAAAAAGTTAGTGGTGTAAAATTGAATTATGTAATCGGGCCAAGACGTGCCGGAGATGTCATTGCAATATATGCAAATAATCATCATGCAGTATCAGAATTGAATTGGCATTTAAAATATGATTTGGATGATATGATGCGTACAGCGTGGGAATGGGAGCAAAAACTTCAAAAATTGGGTAAATAG
- a CDS encoding transketolase family protein, with translation MLKDTIKVQNEKETRAGFGEGIYELGKKNKDVIALTADLASSFKLEPFIKDFSDRYIEVGIAEANMIGIAAGLTIGGKIPFTTTFANFSTGRVYDQIRQSVAYSNKNVKICASHAGLTLGEDGATHQILEDIGMMKMLPGMTVINPCDFNQTKAATIAIADYKGPVYLRFGRPKWPNWTPVDGSDFVIGKAQVMAEGTDVTIFACGHMVWKAIEAAMALEEEGISVEVINIHTIKPLDEEAIVKSISKTGAAVTVEEHNIWGGLGESVAHVAAAKFPVPIELVGTKDTFGESGTPEQLLAKYGLDTPNVIEAVQKVLARKNA, from the coding sequence ATGCTAAAAGATACCATCAAAGTTCAAAATGAAAAAGAAACCCGCGCTGGTTTCGGAGAAGGAATATACGAATTAGGTAAAAAAAATAAAGATGTCATCGCTTTAACAGCGGATTTGGCAAGCTCTTTTAAATTAGAGCCTTTTATTAAAGATTTCTCTGACAGATATATTGAAGTTGGTATTGCGGAAGCAAATATGATAGGTATAGCTGCAGGTTTGACTATTGGCGGTAAAATTCCTTTCACTACTACATTTGCTAACTTTAGCACAGGTCGTGTGTACGATCAGATTCGTCAAAGTGTAGCATACAGTAACAAAAATGTCAAAATTTGTGCGAGCCACGCAGGTCTTACTTTAGGTGAAGATGGTGCAACTCACCAAATTTTAGAAGATATTGGTATGATGAAAATGTTACCAGGAATGACAGTAATCAATCCTTGTGACTTTAATCAAACAAAAGCAGCAACTATCGCGATTGCTGATTACAAAGGACCTGTTTATTTGCGTTTCGGTCGTCCAAAATGGCCAAATTGGACTCCAGTAGATGGTAGCGATTTCGTTATCGGTAAAGCACAAGTTATGGCAGAAGGTACAGATGTTACTATCTTCGCTTGTGGTCACATGGTATGGAAAGCTATTGAAGCTGCAATGGCTTTAGAAGAAGAAGGTATCAGTGTTGAAGTTATCAATATCCACACAATCAAACCTTTGGATGAAGAAGCTATCGTAAAATCTATCTCAAAAACTGGTGCTGCGGTTACCGTTGAAGAGCATAATATTTGGGGTGGTTTGGGTGAAAGCGTTGCACACGTAGCAGCTGCTAAATTCCCAGTTCCTATTGAATTAGTAGGAACAAAAGATACTTTCGGAGAAAGTGGTACTCCAGAACAATTATTAGCAAAATATGGTTTGGATACACCAAATGTTATCGAAGCAGTACAAAAAGTTTTAGCTAGAAAAAATGCTTAA
- a CDS encoding RNA polymerase sigma factor: protein MHQDDSSLIFQFRQEKTRESAFNAIVKKYQEKLYWHIRRLVISHDDADDVLQNVFIKVWNALGNFREDSQLYTWLYRIATNESLTFIEQQKKRSTASFEDMEENLTNKIKAEPGFESQKIEWKLQLAIQSLPEKQRAVFNLRYYDEMPYEKMSEILHTSEGALKASYHHAAKKIETFLKNEIDN, encoded by the coding sequence ATGCATCAAGACGATTCCAGCTTAATTTTCCAGTTTAGACAAGAGAAAACTAGAGAAAGCGCTTTTAATGCAATTGTCAAAAAATACCAAGAGAAACTGTATTGGCATATCAGGAGATTAGTCATATCTCATGATGATGCTGATGATGTTTTGCAAAACGTATTTATAAAAGTTTGGAATGCACTTGGCAATTTTAGAGAAGATAGCCAATTATATACTTGGCTTTATCGTATAGCGACCAATGAAAGTTTGACTTTTATTGAGCAACAAAAGAAACGCAGCACGGCAAGTTTTGAAGATATGGAAGAAAACCTTACCAATAAAATCAAAGCAGAACCTGGATTTGAATCTCAAAAAATTGAATGGAAATTACAATTAGCCATTCAAAGTCTTCCCGAAAAGCAAAGAGCTGTATTTAATCTGAGGTATTATGATGAGATGCCGTATGAAAAAATGAGTGAAATTTTGCATACAAGTGAAGGTGCACTGAAGGCAAGTTATCATCATGCTGCCAAGAAAATAGAAACTTTTTTAAAAAATGAAATCGATAATTAA